In Paenibacillus ihbetae, the following are encoded in one genomic region:
- a CDS encoding response regulator transcription factor, with the protein MSGLHTILVVDDDPSIVDLLRDFLENEHFQVMTACDADQAWTIIQQTPIHCIVLDIMMPGQNGFELCRRIRSESNVPILFLSARSDDVDKIRGFTLGGDDYIVKTASPGEIVARVKAVLRRTDSNWQKNERILDYGRIKINLSSREVVVEGKHVVLTPKEYELLRLFAEHPRHVFSYEQLLAKFWDGIGDRHTIRVHLSRLREKIESDPNHPKYLLNVWGVGYRFEGG; encoded by the coding sequence ATGAGTGGACTACATACGATCCTCGTTGTAGACGATGACCCGAGTATCGTTGATCTATTGAGGGATTTTTTAGAAAATGAACATTTTCAAGTTATGACCGCATGTGACGCTGACCAAGCGTGGACGATAATTCAACAGACTCCCATTCACTGCATCGTGCTGGACATCATGATGCCGGGACAAAACGGGTTTGAGTTATGCCGGCGGATTCGGTCAGAAAGCAATGTTCCGATCCTGTTCTTGAGCGCCCGCAGCGATGATGTGGACAAGATTCGGGGCTTCACGCTCGGCGGCGATGATTATATCGTCAAAACGGCTTCACCTGGAGAGATTGTAGCCAGGGTAAAAGCCGTATTGCGGCGTACCGACTCTAATTGGCAGAAAAATGAAAGGATCCTGGATTATGGCCGCATCAAGATTAACCTCTCCTCGAGGGAGGTTGTCGTGGAAGGGAAGCATGTCGTGCTCACGCCGAAGGAATATGAGCTGCTGCGATTATTTGCGGAGCATCCAAGGCATGTCTTCTCCTATGAGCAGCTATTGGCAAAGTTTTGGGACGGGATCGGGGACAGGCATACGATTCGCGTCCATCTCAGTCGGCTGCGTGAGAAAATCGAATCTGACCCGAATCACCCGAAATATCTGCTCAATGTATGGGGAGTAGGGTATCGATTCGAAGGAGGCTAA
- a CDS encoding IS1182 family transposase (programmed frameshift) has product MLRSNREKQQAYEFVSIEELVPQDHLLRKVDKYIDFSFIDEKVRPLYCADTGRPAIDPVVLFKMIFLGYFYGIRSERQLEREIQTNLAYRWFLGLGLTDKVPDHSTISWNRRTRFKDTEIFQEIFDEIVLQAIQHRMVGGRVLVTDSTHVKANANKHKYTKEQVLQNTRGYVSELNAAVGADRNAHGKKPLKPREDVIEEKEVKVSMTDPDSGYMIRDGKPEGFFYLDHRTVDLKYNMITDVHVTAGNVHDSVPYLSRLDRQQERFGFKVEAVALDSGYLTSPICKGLQSRNIFAVIAHRRFHPTQGLFPKWKFTYDAERNLYVCPAKHELPYKTTNREGYRQYASDPQHCKNCPLLNECTRSRNHRKVVTRHVWEDSKEWVRGNRLSRSGKYLYRKRKETIERSFADAKELHGFRYCRLRGLQNVREQALMTAAVQNMKKMAIHLDRLEKRG; this is encoded by the exons ATGTTGCGTTCGAATCGAGAAAAACAGCAGGCTTACGAATTTGTTTCGATTGAAGAATTGGTTCCTCAAGATCATCTGCTCCGTAAAGTGGACAAGTATATCGATTTCTCTTTCATCGACGAAAAGGTTCGTCCGCTTTACTGTGCGGATACTGGGCGGCCTGCTATCGACCCTGTCGTGTTATTTAAGATGATTTTCCTCGGTTATTTTTATGGCATCCGTTCCGAACGCCAACTCGAACGTGAAATTCAAACCAACCTTGCTTACCGCTGGTTTTTGGGGTTAGGTTTAACCGACAAAGTGCCGGACCACTCTACGATTAGCTGGAATCGTCGCACGCGCTTTAAAGACACCGAGATTTTTCAGGAGATCTTCGATGAGATTGTGCTTCAAGCTATCCAGCACCGTATGGTGGGCGGACGTGTCTTAGTTACCGACTCAACCCACGTCAAAGCGAATGCGAACAAGCATAAATACACAAAAGAACAGGTTTTGCAAAACACTCGTGGTTATGTGAGTGAACTTAATGCGGCCGTAGGGGCTGACCGGAATGCACATGGAAAAAAGC CGCTAAAGCCAAGAGAGGACGTGATCGAGGAAAAGGAAGTTAAAGTGAGCATGACAGATCCCGACAGCGGTTATATGATTCGTGATGGGAAACCGGAAGGATTCTTCTATTTAGACCACCGTACCGTGGACCTGAAATATAATATGATTACGGATGTCCATGTCACCGCCGGAAATGTCCATGATTCTGTACCGTATTTGTCCCGTTTGGATCGTCAACAAGAACGATTTGGTTTTAAAGTCGAAGCCGTTGCTCTGGACTCCGGGTACTTGACTTCACCCATCTGCAAAGGGCTGCAAAGCCGAAACATTTTTGCCGTTATTGCTCACCGAAGATTTCACCCGACCCAGGGTTTATTCCCTAAATGGAAGTTCACGTATGATGCGGAGCGCAATCTTTATGTTTGCCCTGCAAAGCACGAATTACCATACAAGACGACCAACCGTGAGGGATACCGACAGTACGCTTCGGATCCACAGCACTGCAAGAACTGCCCGTTATTAAATGAATGCACGCGGTCTCGCAACCACCGAAAGGTGGTAACTCGTCATGTCTGGGAGGACAGCAAAGAGTGGGTGCGAGGCAACCGGTTGAGTCGATCCGGGAAATATCTCTACCGAAAACGAAAAGAAACGATTGAGCGAAGCTTCGCGGATGCCAAAGAGCTCCATGGGTTTCGCTATTGCCGTTTGCGCGGGCTGCAAAACGTCAGGGAACAGGCCCTGATGACAGCAGCTGTACAGAACATGAAGAAGATGGCGATCCACCTGGATCGCCTGGAAAAACGGGGGTAA
- a CDS encoding DUF1963 domain-containing protein, whose protein sequence is MLALDSDQEVGFCWWGAGEPQFSIRKTDLLAGKFTHTYCSLYSS, encoded by the coding sequence ATGCTTGCTTTGGATTCGGACCAGGAGGTTGGATTTTGTTGGTGGGGCGCCGGGGAACCGCAATTTTCCATCCGGAAGACGGATCTGCTTGCAGGGAAATTTACGCATACCTACTGCTCCCTGTACTCAAGCTAG
- a CDS encoding DJ-1/PfpI family protein: MLHVQIVLFDGFDLLDALAPYEVFCAAALYAEDALNVELVTAEGPRSVPSGINGLMIEASGTLDPNRSGIIVVPGASGNVEGDGPDTVPAILGRAVNTDLTEMIRQALGSKDSVIATVCGGSLVLAMGGLLEGRPAVTNHLGMDVLAATGAVPISARVVDDGNLVTGGGVTSGLDVALYLLERELGPRMAHAVEQLFEFERRGTVWKESGMAPRSASKPIGDETGLKEDRTPIPSDKPDFHAEQTSAFDGEWDTTLATPVGKLQVKLSISTSEGRIRGTATQGEETVEFLNPVFRGSHLAWSLQITKPMRLNLRFEVFVDGDQMSGIAKAGILPASKLSGRRVT; this comes from the coding sequence ATGCTGCATGTTCAAATTGTGTTATTTGATGGCTTTGACCTCCTGGATGCCCTTGCGCCATATGAGGTTTTCTGTGCTGCTGCGCTATATGCTGAAGACGCGTTAAACGTTGAACTGGTCACCGCAGAAGGGCCGCGTTCCGTCCCCAGCGGCATCAACGGGCTGATGATTGAGGCGAGCGGCACACTCGACCCGAATCGTTCGGGGATTATCGTTGTTCCTGGCGCCTCCGGAAACGTGGAAGGAGATGGCCCGGATACGGTCCCTGCTATACTCGGCCGGGCTGTGAACACAGATTTGACGGAGATGATCCGTCAGGCACTTGGCAGCAAGGACAGCGTGATCGCCACGGTTTGCGGCGGTTCACTCGTGCTGGCCATGGGCGGGCTTTTGGAAGGCAGACCAGCGGTAACGAATCATCTGGGCATGGATGTACTCGCTGCAACCGGGGCTGTTCCGATCTCCGCTCGAGTGGTGGATGACGGCAATCTGGTTACCGGAGGCGGTGTAACCTCCGGGCTTGATGTTGCGCTATACCTGCTGGAGCGCGAGCTCGGACCGCGGATGGCCCACGCCGTGGAGCAGCTGTTCGAGTTTGAACGGAGGGGGACCGTTTGGAAGGAATCCGGAATGGCGCCTCGCAGTGCAAGTAAACCAATAGGAGACGAGACGGGCCTCAAGGAGGACCGAACGCCTATCCCTTCCGATAAGCCGGACTTCCATGCGGAGCAGACATCTGCCTTTGATGGCGAATGGGATACGACCCTTGCCACGCCCGTCGGGAAGCTGCAGGTCAAGCTCTCCATTTCTACGAGTGAGGGTCGGATCCGAGGCACGGCTACCCAAGGAGAGGAAACGGTCGAATTTTTGAATCCAGTGTTTCGGGGCAGCCATCTTGCCTGGTCCCTTCAAATTACGAAGCCGATGCGGCTGAATCTAAGATTCGAAGTTTTCGTCGATGGCGATCAAATGTCTGGAATCGCCAAGGCGGGAATCCTGCCGGCATCCAAATTATCAGGAAGACGGGTTACATAG
- a CDS encoding DJ-1/PfpI family protein, whose product MKKILGLLMSFTLLLSLVVPTAAASANPTENQDPAADKNIHVQIVLFDGFDLLDVTAPYEVFAAAELYTGGKVTVELVSAEGKRVVPSGLKGPSLEAQAALDPKRSGIIVVPGASGKPAGQSEDSIPNILRQAKNTGLNQLMKQALNNKEVTVATVCGGSLLLAMDGLLKDRYAVTNSIGMPALAALGVKTVEARVVEDGPRLVSGGGVTSGLDVALYLVERELGPQIAHAIERLFEYERRGTVWKAEGSSPINFGTNAGNARVKK is encoded by the coding sequence ATGAAAAAAATCCTCGGTTTACTTATGTCGTTTACCCTGCTGCTATCCCTTGTTGTCCCTACTGCAGCTGCAAGTGCAAATCCTACAGAAAATCAAGATCCAGCAGCGGACAAAAATATCCATGTTCAAATCGTATTATTCGACGGTTTCGATCTGCTTGACGTTACCGCACCTTATGAAGTGTTTGCTGCCGCAGAATTGTATACCGGCGGAAAAGTTACGGTGGAATTGGTGTCCGCAGAAGGCAAGCGAGTGGTTCCGAGCGGATTGAAAGGCCCCTCCCTTGAAGCGCAGGCTGCATTAGATCCGAAACGTTCGGGAATCATTGTGGTTCCCGGGGCTTCAGGTAAGCCTGCAGGACAATCGGAAGATTCGATCCCCAATATTCTTAGACAAGCTAAGAATACCGGTTTGAACCAATTGATGAAACAAGCTTTGAACAATAAGGAAGTGACGGTGGCAACTGTTTGTGGCGGTTCGCTGCTGCTTGCAATGGACGGTTTGCTGAAAGACCGGTATGCCGTCACGAATTCAATCGGCATGCCCGCGCTCGCAGCTCTTGGTGTGAAAACGGTCGAGGCAAGAGTCGTTGAAGATGGTCCCCGCTTAGTAAGCGGTGGAGGAGTGACCTCCGGACTTGACGTCGCCCTGTATTTAGTTGAGCGAGAATTAGGGCCGCAAATCGCGCATGCGATCGAAAGGTTATTCGAGTATGAACGAAGAGGCACCGTGTGGAAGGCGGAAGGTAGCTCGCCGATCAACTTTGGAACGAATGCCGGCAATGCTCGAGTGAAGAAATAA
- a CDS encoding SDR family oxidoreductase, which yields MNVLIIGANGQIGQHAVSKLQSSKAHRAIAMVRKEEQRARFEEQGAQTILVDLEGSIEDIARAAKEADAIVFTAGSGGHTGADKTMMIDLDGAIKSMEAAKLAGVRRFVMVSAIGVHHREKWMESAPYYSAAKHYADVWLAQSGLDYTILRPGRLTNEAGTGKVTAAVDLDTGSIPREDVASTIVASLENPHTIGKAFDLVSGDTSIEEALRSL from the coding sequence ATGAACGTACTAATCATCGGAGCAAATGGCCAAATCGGCCAGCATGCTGTGAGCAAGCTTCAATCCTCGAAGGCCCATCGCGCCATTGCGATGGTTCGGAAGGAAGAGCAGCGAGCGAGGTTCGAGGAACAGGGGGCCCAAACGATCCTTGTCGATCTGGAAGGAAGCATCGAGGATATCGCCCGTGCGGCGAAAGAGGCTGATGCAATTGTATTTACTGCAGGCTCAGGAGGTCATACGGGTGCGGATAAAACCATGATGATCGACTTGGACGGGGCCATTAAATCCATGGAAGCCGCCAAGCTGGCCGGGGTGCGTCGATTCGTTATGGTCAGCGCCATCGGTGTGCATCATCGTGAAAAATGGATGGAGAGCGCACCATACTACAGCGCGGCAAAACATTACGCGGACGTTTGGTTAGCCCAGAGCGGGCTGGATTATACGATTCTTCGCCCAGGGCGGCTGACCAACGAAGCGGGTACCGGTAAGGTTACCGCTGCGGTTGATCTGGATACCGGCAGCATTCCTCGGGAAGACGTTGCATCGACGATTGTCGCTTCATTGGAAAATCCGCATACCATCGGCAAGGCATTTGACCTGGTTAGTGGAGACACATCAATTGAAGAAGCACTTCGTTCCTTATAG
- a CDS encoding DUF2207 domain-containing protein: MKNKYVLLLAVIILLVVILGRCDTDNEVTVNQVEVMAKIMADGDLYVEELFTYTIQGEYEKIPRYMDNFGEENIEFFEAYVPPSDRELGNFGYAHLERYPVTFKWKAGTYYIQLDAKDETRQIYYRYRLDREAVKYDDRGELDWSVLKADRMDHHNVTVTVYPEQPAKETLSGFTYDRSGGSLTEINHRWVKYENALLPEGDRARLKLFFPSEVLSKMESAEPSATLSERLLEEQKLQQRYEDRERFLKAGQHISRWLTYAAIVGIFYFALSLRRIFSWWSGRRIRFEDLAAMDPIDLMYYFRKGTFRFADTLAGVFSLHRRGMVSVSIVQSGTRFQEDSRAPKRLPEFTIKGNRTDLKKSDRYLLSWLSHGTAVLKLENFSGPTKTERKNKKFMGKYIERKRKLKEGLRRWQELLDSENSKRIQYREYTARKVIIPAMALIHLVLLIYMYIADVTPWGWVVVLAAILGGVVVLASIRWRRKKYMFTFLVVCFFVAAPILYDPLVDEYLNFVILSFLLVGFLPRGALDRRSAAYRSAIKRYRRTLARGGHDVGRAGNDRKWLEKMREDALLLGVGERFMRNISKANPEFTFSEASPLFDNDMDAALDYVFIHSWKGINEETTLGRTWRSDSDSGADSGADGGSSYDYSSDGGHDGGSGDSGGGGD, from the coding sequence GTGAAAAACAAATATGTGTTGCTGTTGGCAGTGATTATTCTATTGGTTGTTATATTAGGCAGGTGTGACACAGACAATGAGGTGACGGTTAATCAAGTGGAGGTTATGGCCAAGATTATGGCGGATGGAGACTTGTATGTGGAAGAGTTATTTACCTATACAATACAAGGAGAGTACGAAAAAATCCCCAGATATATGGACAATTTCGGGGAAGAAAATATTGAATTTTTTGAAGCTTATGTACCACCGAGCGACCGAGAGCTTGGTAATTTTGGCTATGCTCACTTGGAGCGTTACCCCGTCACTTTTAAATGGAAAGCAGGTACATATTATATTCAATTAGACGCTAAAGATGAAACAAGGCAGATATATTATCGTTATAGGCTGGATCGAGAAGCTGTGAAATATGACGATCGTGGAGAGCTGGATTGGTCTGTACTTAAAGCTGACAGGATGGATCATCACAACGTAACCGTAACGGTTTATCCAGAGCAGCCTGCAAAAGAGACTTTATCCGGCTTTACCTACGATCGCTCAGGTGGCAGCCTGACGGAGATAAACCATCGTTGGGTCAAGTACGAAAACGCGCTACTACCCGAAGGAGACCGTGCGAGATTAAAGTTATTTTTCCCCTCGGAGGTGCTGTCGAAAATGGAATCAGCAGAACCTTCAGCCACTCTCTCGGAACGACTGTTAGAAGAACAGAAGCTTCAGCAAAGATATGAAGATCGTGAGCGTTTTCTGAAAGCAGGGCAACATATCAGCCGCTGGCTCACCTATGCAGCTATAGTGGGTATTTTTTATTTTGCACTTTCGCTGCGAAGAATCTTTTCTTGGTGGAGTGGGAGGCGGATCCGTTTCGAAGACCTTGCAGCTATGGATCCAATTGATCTGATGTACTATTTCCGAAAGGGAACGTTCCGGTTTGCCGATACGCTGGCCGGCGTATTTTCGTTGCACCGTAGGGGCATGGTGAGTGTTTCCATCGTGCAATCAGGTACGCGATTCCAAGAAGATTCGCGAGCGCCGAAAAGGCTTCCAGAATTTACAATCAAGGGTAATCGAACAGATCTAAAAAAGTCGGATCGTTACTTGCTTAGCTGGCTGTCTCACGGCACGGCAGTTCTAAAGCTGGAGAATTTCTCGGGCCCAACCAAAACAGAACGCAAAAACAAAAAGTTTATGGGTAAATACATAGAACGAAAGAGAAAACTAAAAGAAGGACTCCGTCGCTGGCAGGAGCTTTTGGACTCTGAGAACAGCAAGAGGATCCAGTACAGGGAATACACGGCGAGAAAAGTAATTATCCCTGCTATGGCTCTTATACATCTGGTTTTGCTCATCTACATGTACATTGCAGACGTAACGCCTTGGGGATGGGTAGTCGTATTGGCCGCTATTTTGGGGGGCGTAGTCGTATTGGCTTCTATTCGCTGGCGCCGAAAAAAATACATGTTTACTTTTTTGGTCGTTTGCTTTTTTGTTGCGGCTCCAATTTTGTATGATCCACTGGTCGATGAATATTTGAATTTCGTCATTCTTTCATTTTTACTTGTCGGGTTTTTACCACGAGGAGCATTAGATCGGCGTTCGGCAGCATACCGAAGCGCTATTAAGCGGTATCGACGAACGCTGGCTAGAGGCGGACATGACGTAGGAAGGGCTGGAAATGACCGCAAATGGCTGGAAAAGATGAGGGAGGATGCGCTCTTGCTTGGTGTTGGGGAACGTTTTATGAGAAATATAAGCAAAGCAAACCCGGAATTTACTTTCTCCGAGGCTTCTCCTCTGTTTGATAACGATATGGATGCTGCTCTCGATTATGTCTTTATTCATTCTTGGAAGGGAATAAATGAGGAGACAACTTTAGGGAGAACTTGGAGAAGCGATAGTGACAGTGGAGCAGACAGTGGAGCAGACGGCGGGAGCTCATATGACTACAGTAGTGACGGTGGCCATGATGGAGGTTCGGGAGATAGCGGTGGGGGAGGGGATTGA
- the nagA gene encoding N-acetylglucosamine-6-phosphate deacetylase, with protein MKAVQIIHVRIATETGVIENGSLLVDKGRITAIRREASEIAGETTIIDGEGKLLIPGMIDVHIHGANGYDMMDGTTRSIQAVSQTSAATGCTSFLATSVTSDLETLLRMIDKVKEVAGQEVGALIAGIHAEGPYLNVKRKGMQNETHLRHPDLSEMGLILERAGSLLKMVTIAPELPGGMELVSCLHKKGIVVAIAHSDATYEEAKEAFRLGASHITHCFNGMRPIHHRDPGLIVAAMEEQKVSLQAIVDNVHLHPAIVRLMHRVKGPDGIVLVTDALQAMGLGDGEYVFGGHQVTVRNGIAQLKDGTLASSTVTMNEALRNTVELGIPLQDAVMMASTTPADVLGLTNKGRIAEGADADLVLLDDQFEVEWTMIGGKIIFEKEKEGNHP; from the coding sequence ATGAAAGCGGTACAGATCATTCATGTTCGCATAGCAACCGAAACCGGAGTCATCGAGAATGGATCGCTGCTTGTCGATAAAGGGCGCATTACTGCCATCCGGAGGGAAGCGTCTGAAATTGCCGGAGAGACGACCATCATCGATGGGGAGGGGAAGCTGCTCATTCCCGGCATGATCGATGTTCATATTCATGGAGCGAACGGTTATGACATGATGGACGGAACGACAAGAAGCATTCAAGCGGTTTCTCAAACCTCTGCGGCCACCGGCTGCACCTCTTTCCTGGCGACATCCGTTACATCCGATTTGGAAACGCTTCTTCGCATGATCGACAAAGTGAAGGAGGTTGCAGGTCAAGAAGTGGGGGCGTTGATCGCCGGGATCCATGCGGAGGGCCCGTATCTAAACGTAAAACGTAAAGGAATGCAGAACGAAACGCATCTGCGGCATCCGGATTTGTCTGAAATGGGGCTCATCCTCGAGAGAGCCGGTTCCTTATTGAAAATGGTTACGATCGCTCCGGAGCTGCCCGGAGGTATGGAACTGGTTTCCTGCCTACATAAAAAAGGCATTGTTGTTGCGATTGCCCACTCGGATGCAACGTATGAGGAAGCCAAAGAGGCATTCCGTCTCGGGGCCAGCCATATTACGCATTGCTTTAATGGAATGCGGCCGATTCATCACCGCGATCCGGGACTTATCGTTGCCGCGATGGAGGAACAAAAGGTAAGCTTGCAGGCCATTGTAGACAATGTGCATCTTCATCCTGCTATCGTCCGGCTTATGCACCGAGTGAAAGGTCCTGACGGCATCGTGCTTGTTACGGATGCGCTTCAGGCCATGGGGCTCGGGGATGGAGAGTATGTGTTTGGCGGACATCAGGTAACGGTCCGAAACGGGATTGCACAATTAAAGGATGGAACATTGGCGTCAAGCACCGTTACGATGAACGAAGCTTTGAGAAATACGGTAGAACTGGGGATACCGCTTCAGGATGCGGTTATGATGGCAAGCACGACGCCGGCGGATGTGCTGGGTCTGACAAACAAAGGGCGCATCGCCGAAGGAGCGGATGCCGATCTGGTGCTGCTGGATGATCAGTTTGAAGTCGAATGGACGATGATTGGCGGGAAGATTATTTTTGAGAAGGAAAAAGAGGGCAATCATCCATAG
- a CDS encoding DUF2306 domain-containing protein, producing the protein MKKRITLYGLLAGVSILFILYALVKNFMIDPGAASFLSHKTGLKRQLNLPVWLNVMYVHVAFACIAMASGLINFSRRIFEHKRLFHRINGYVYIVSVLVVVLTSGYMAPYATGGKITSMGFNALNILWLIITIAALVHIKRKQIIRHRNWMIRSYAFCFTNLLIHLITSLFQGFGLVYATSYTIGVYGSIALLLIIPNIIIRSIGQSNGVYSFTS; encoded by the coding sequence ATGAAGAAACGGATCACGTTATACGGATTGTTGGCTGGTGTCAGCATTCTATTTATTCTCTACGCCTTGGTAAAAAACTTTATGATCGATCCTGGAGCGGCGTCCTTCTTGAGCCATAAAACCGGGCTGAAGCGCCAGCTGAATCTCCCGGTTTGGCTGAATGTGATGTATGTACATGTTGCTTTTGCTTGTATAGCGATGGCGTCTGGGCTGATCAACTTTTCAAGACGGATATTCGAGCATAAACGCCTGTTCCATCGTATCAACGGCTATGTGTACATCGTGTCCGTCCTTGTTGTGGTGCTGACATCAGGTTACATGGCGCCCTACGCCACCGGCGGAAAAATAACCAGCATGGGCTTCAATGCCTTGAATATCCTATGGCTGATTATTACAATTGCCGCTCTTGTGCATATCAAAAGAAAGCAGATCATTCGCCACCGGAACTGGATGATCCGGAGCTACGCCTTTTGTTTTACCAATCTGTTGATTCATCTCATCACTTCCCTCTTTCAGGGATTCGGCCTTGTTTATGCCACAAGCTACACCATTGGCGTTTACGGCTCTATCGCGCTGCTGCTCATTATTCCTAACATTATTATAAGGTCTATCGGTCAATCGAATGGTGTTTATTCGTTTACTTCCTAA
- a CDS encoding DUF1835 domain-containing protein, which yields MKEPSEQEQSDRLYELLGKHIDAVYEQHMEIERLQTHVHVVFSLSDAGSLKVALSKVGKRQQSRVLAFNSWFSVGPIADLDTPEGQQRRQSWLLEHVQDDYFFDTINRDHQIAQLMKELKAIPEHKTVVIWCADNGHDQTGLRFALYLLKDRKQPIHIVNVTKVSQALGFRQNGGETPYAQALIDRENYVEIVRDYAEGFPLDSDTRKRYETEWIELAGQNHWLRLWEDGKLIGCDEDKLDPVIIQSVIDLQGIHGAGDYVHAGEVMGRVLEASRQRISMSFLTYRILRLTSDGVLNFKGIPGLSLQYSISLSNKRGTTKLGNSEEAANE from the coding sequence GTGAAGGAGCCGTCTGAGCAAGAGCAGTCAGACCGATTGTATGAGCTGCTTGGCAAGCATATCGATGCTGTGTACGAGCAGCATATGGAAATCGAGAGGCTGCAGACGCATGTCCATGTGGTGTTCAGTCTATCGGATGCAGGTTCATTAAAAGTAGCCCTCAGTAAAGTTGGCAAACGTCAACAAAGCCGGGTACTGGCGTTTAATAGTTGGTTCTCGGTCGGCCCGATCGCGGATTTGGACACGCCAGAAGGACAGCAGCGCAGGCAAAGCTGGCTCTTGGAGCATGTCCAGGATGACTATTTCTTCGACACGATTAACCGGGATCACCAAATTGCGCAATTGATGAAGGAGTTAAAGGCCATCCCCGAGCATAAAACCGTTGTGATCTGGTGTGCCGATAATGGCCATGATCAAACGGGGCTTCGATTCGCGCTCTACCTGTTGAAAGACAGGAAACAGCCGATACATATCGTCAATGTGACGAAGGTTTCCCAGGCACTGGGGTTTCGCCAGAATGGAGGAGAAACTCCTTATGCGCAGGCATTGATCGACCGGGAGAACTATGTAGAAATCGTTCGGGACTATGCTGAGGGGTTCCCGCTGGACTCGGATACCAGGAAGCGGTATGAAACCGAATGGATCGAGTTGGCGGGACAGAACCATTGGCTTCGTTTATGGGAAGATGGAAAGCTAATAGGCTGCGATGAAGACAAGCTGGATCCGGTTATAATCCAGTCGGTCATCGATCTGCAAGGGATTCATGGAGCCGGTGATTATGTGCATGCAGGTGAAGTCATGGGCAGAGTTCTTGAAGCTTCACGGCAGCGAATCAGTATGTCCTTTCTTACTTACAGAATCTTAAGGTTAACCAGTGATGGTGTTCTGAACTTCAAGGGAATACCGGGGCTCTCGCTTCAATATTCAATAAGCTTGTCGAACAAACGAGGAACAACCAAGCTCGGAAATTCGGAGGAAGCTGCGAATGAATGA
- a CDS encoding flavin reductase family protein, with protein MQSIDPLNLTERENYKLLIGSIIPRPIAFVTTLSHEAVLNGAPFSYFNIVSSDPPLISLSIQRFGGKAKDTARNMKTRGEFVVHIVDEDNVHQVNMTAAKLPPDQSEVQLAGLTPVDSVKVTVPGIAEAKIRMECVVEHALEFGGHGKNGCDFIIGRVVQFHIQDHIYENGRIDPVGLKAVSRLAGHHYAKIGDIFEIERPE; from the coding sequence ATGCAGTCCATCGATCCATTGAACCTTACCGAGCGGGAAAATTATAAGCTGCTGATCGGCAGTATTATACCGAGGCCGATTGCATTTGTTACGACGCTTTCGCATGAAGCCGTGTTAAACGGAGCTCCGTTCAGTTATTTCAATATCGTATCTTCGGACCCGCCGCTCATCTCGCTGTCCATCCAGCGCTTCGGCGGGAAGGCGAAGGACACGGCCCGCAATATGAAGACGAGGGGCGAGTTCGTTGTTCATATTGTGGATGAAGACAATGTCCATCAAGTGAATATGACGGCTGCCAAGCTTCCTCCCGATCAGAGTGAAGTCCAATTGGCCGGTTTAACACCCGTCGACAGCGTTAAGGTTACCGTTCCAGGGATCGCGGAAGCTAAGATTCGCATGGAATGCGTAGTGGAGCATGCGTTGGAGTTTGGAGGACATGGTAAGAACGGATGCGATTTTATTATCGGAAGGGTCGTGCAGTTTCATATCCAGGATCATATTTATGAAAATGGAAGAATTGATCCTGTTGGCTTGAAGGCGGTTAGCCGGTTGGCGGGCCATCATTATGCCAAAATCGGAGACATCTTTGAGATTGAACGCCCGGAGTAA